One Oncorhynchus mykiss isolate Arlee chromosome 9, USDA_OmykA_1.1, whole genome shotgun sequence genomic window, AGTGGACAgaatgctatttgggatgcagccatagTGTATGGTTAAAGGGGGAGGGTCTGTTCCAATACCTACGCTAGCATACTACATTGTATGCCTGATACATTGCTTCATACTTTCTCTGTAGTGTGGAGGATGGAAGAGAATTAAAAGGgtttggggggggtgggggggtggagggtggaaAGCAGCCTCCCATCTCCTAGCGTTGGTCCCTTCTTGCCTCAGGAGGGGGGTGGACTCGCCGACTCGGACCTCTCGACGTCGCTGACCTGCCTCTTCATCACCATCTCCCTGGCAACGCAGGTCACCTGGCCGTTGGTCAGAGTCATGGCCGCCGTCctggaaaagaggaggagaggttgagagaaaaaataaaaaagatcCAGGGTTGTATTCAACAGGGTGCAACTTGCTTAGTGTTACAAAAATTTAAATGCCATGATTACTTCTTACTCTGTGCCAGAAAAGCACGTCTGTGGTAGGGAGGTAGTATTCAGGAAGCAAGACAACGCCCTAATAAGGCTACAGAGAGTTCACCCTGTACGACCGTTGAAAAAAGTTTTGTAACACTTTATAAAAAAGAACTGGTTCTTTGGGATTGTCCAATGGAGGTGACAGACCGTATCCTTACGGCTTCTAGAGTGAtgtcaggtagcctgtttctctCCCAATACGACAGCCAGTTGCTGGTCAGCCTGTTGCTGGTCAGCCTGTTTCTCTCCCACCACGACAGCCAGTTGCTGGTCAGCCTGTTTCTCTCCCACCACGACAGCCAGTTGCTGGTCAGCCTGTTTCTCTCCCACCACGACAGCCAGTTGCTGGTCAGCCTGTTTCTCTCCCACCACGACAGCCAGTTGCTGGTCAGCCTGTTTCTCTCCCACCACGACAGCCAGTTGCTGGTCAGCCTGTTTCTCTCCCACCACGACAGCCAGTTGCTGGTCAGCCTGTTTCTCTCCCACCACGACAGTCAGTTGCTGGTCAGCCTGTTTCTCTCCCACCACGACAGTCAGTTGCTGGTCAGCCTGTTTCTCTCCCACCACGACAGCCAGTTGCTGGTCAGCCTGTTTCTCTCCATGACAGCTAGTTTCTCTCCATGACAGCCAGTTGCTGGTCAGCCTGTTTCTCTCCATGACAGCCAGTTGCTGGTCAGCCTGTTTCTCTCCATGACAGGCAGTTCAAACACCACACTTCTCCCCTAGTCTACTTACTTCTGCTGGGCCTCCTCCGTCAGAGTGGTCATTCCTGGCTGGTTCTGCTTCCCAAAGAAGAAGCTGGACCACCAATGTCCCGAGTCTTGTTTTGGCAGACCTAGGAACAGATTAAGACAAGGTCAAAACACTACAAAAAGGTCTCACGTCAGAGGGTTTACTGCACAGAACAGGAATTCTGGAGTAATGACTGAATGTACAGTAAATTGTTCCCAGGTTTCAACAGGTCATTGCTCAAAATGCCACGTCACATTAAAAACAATTGCAGTTCATCACTTTAGCTAATAGATCACAAGTCAACTGACTGAGCTAGGGTgaccacatttaaaaaaatatccaaatgtACGACAACAGGATGATTTTGCGGGACAATGTAGCCTACATgaataaaaaacttttttttctaTAAAAAAAGATGCCACCATCAAATTGCAATGTCTGCCTATGCCCACACTATGCCCACACTATGCCCACACTATGCCCACTcaagaacattttacatttgtaaTAACCTCAAACACCAAATTAGGTATACCCAATTTCAAAAATAGGCCATGGCATCGTCAATGATGGTTCATATTTTACCAGTGAAATGACCGAACTGTCTGCATGCCAATCATTTGAGCTgtttcatgggaatatgcatttaGTTCTTGAATGACTTTATTTTGTGAGCAGGTTGTTAAAACTATATAGCCTTTGTGTATTTTGACTCAAATCACAGTATTCTGCCTAGTGCTGTGTGCACTGTTGAGTTTTgatcattttttttgggggggactatTTCAGCAAACCATCCTTTAAAAATGACAACTGTGTTTTTGGTGTAACAGTAACATGCTATTATAGTTAGTTGTGTTATATAGAATACTAAATCattaaaaggtaaaaaaaatgtaaaaaaaaagattCAGCTTTCAGCCAACAAGCACCACTGAGAAGCTGTCAAGAGATGCGCAGCGGAACCAAACGGCAGCACTAATTGACGCCGAGACGAGAGACCACATGCATGGTCGTTATGAAAGTCGTAATATTTGGCCGAGGATACATTCCCTGAGACCACAAACAAATGTAAGACGTTTTGCCATCCCCCCTTTTTCAGTATCTCGAACTATCATCCAATTGTTGAAAATAGGTTCATTGCTCGAGGCTTTGTTCAGTGTACACCAGTGACACCTACTGGTCAAAATAATTTAGTGCAGCTAAATTATAGATGACGTCCCCACCCCCAGTAGCGAGTGCACAGCTTCTGTCTTCTACCAAACAGGTGGTTGTTTAAAGAAAGAAAAAGTCCAACAGCATTGGTCACGTGCTTCTGATAAAGTGAAACAGGCATCAGCACACCGATTCGAAGTAAAATGCTTAGCTCCAGTATCAAATCTAACATCACTTCTAATGAGCAACGAGAGCCTCACAAGTTAAGAAATGACCTTCCAGCCTAATATTTGTAGCTCTTCATCAGAAGCACACATTCTGTAAGTAATTAGCCCCAACTCTCCTCCAAGTTCAGCCTGAAAGGATTTGAGAAATAtgattgggcgattaggcctacATTTAACAAACATCACTAGTAGCTTCAGTGGTGTTAGGACTGTCCCCGCACAACCCGGGACACGTGGTCACCCTAGACTGAGCCGACGCATCGTCTGAGTCCACTCACAGCAAGGCACCCTTATGTCACCGCGCATCACCAGGTTTAAGGGCTAGGCTCCACTGTAAGTGACAAACCATTAACTGTTGCAGTTTGAGGTTGtaagagaacccccccccccccacacacacacacagttggctGTGTGACTACCTTGAGCTGTGATTTCTCCAGCCCATTACCCCATGGAAATGTGCGTTTGACTTCATAATCATAGGATGTAATTACATCTGTACAACTGTACACAAGACACCATTCCAGTTCAATGGGGACTGTTCTACCTCAAGAGTCCTGTGAACGTTCATGTGCACAATAATCATTGCGCCCATTCAGAGGGTAAGAAAACAGTAGGCTAAATGAACATCTTACGAAACAGAAATGCCTAAGCGATTGCAGTAAACCCGTGCAGGGAAGATGATAACGCTAGCAATTATTGTTAAGGTTAAGATGGAATGTAtgagatcccacaaaacacattTAAAGCAACAGCAAACATTTAAAACAAGAGAACAACGCGCTCGTCACTGTCGGGTTAGTTGAGATGCGTTTATCAATCAAATTGATGTATTAAAGCCCTTCTTACGTCAGCTGATGTCACAgatgtgctgtacagaaaccccagCTTAAAACAAGCAACGCAGGTGTAGAAGCTCAGGTTGAGTCCTCACCACTAATCATTTAAACAAATTCCTAAAACACAAGCTTCGTAAGTCAATTATAACTGTCAAGCCATTTTTGACATACCAAAAGACCAGTAGGTCTATGCTAGTAAAGTGTTGCTTGCTGCCACCTTGCAGGTGAGCTGTAAACTGTATATCCTTGATCAAAACTATTTTTTGTTGCAGCATATTTGTGGTGGCAATAATACTCCTGCCCTAACATGTGACATTTTGCACTTGATTGTGTACCTGGATGATGATGTGGAATGATTTCCCCGCTGTACTCTGAGCTGCCAcaggagctgctgctgctgctggaggTGGAGCCGATGCGCCCTGGGAAAAAACAAACACAATAGTAACGTGAAGGTTACTAGGGTTAGACAGGGCGAGAGGACAACGCTATAAAAATACAAACACCCTCACAAGCTCTTTCCCGGGATATTAAATCACAGAATCCATCCATAATCTCGTCACCGTAATCAGGATAGGACAATAGAACGTAACCCATTCATGACCAAGAGGTGAGATCCCAACAACTTCATACGGTTGTCTCAAGAGAAACCACTCCGTCATAGTCTAGGGTTAGACAGGGCAAAACAAGCCCCCCACACCACCTAATACAAGAGAAACCACTCTGTCATAGTCTAGGGTTAGACAGGGCAAAACAAGCCCCCCACACCACCCAATGCAAGAGAAACCACTCTGTCATAGTCTAGGGTTAGACAGGGCAAAACAAGCCCCCCCCACCACCTAATACAAGAGAAACCACTCTGTCATAGTCTAGGGTTAGACAGGGCAAAAcaagccccccccccaatacaagAGAAACCACTCCGTTATAGTCTAGGGTTAGACAGGGCAAAACaagccccccaccaccaccacctaatACACAGAAACCAATCCGTCATAGTCTAGGGTTAGACAGGGCAAAACAAGCCCCCCACACCACCTAATACAAGAGAAACCACTCCGTCATAGTCTAGGGTTAGACAGGGCAAAACAAGCCCCCCACACCACCTAATACAAGAGAATCCACTCCGTCATAGTCTAGGGTTAGACAGGGCAAAACAAGCCCACTCCTCCCCCCACACCATCTAAAACAAGAGAAACCACTCCGTCATAGTCTAGGGTTAGACAGGGCAAAACAAGCCCCCCACACCACCAAATACAAGAGAAACCACTCCGTTATAGTCTAGGGTTGGACAGGGCAAAACAAGCCcactcctccccccaccacctAATCCACAGCAACCACTCTGTCATAGTCTAGGGTTAGACAGGGCAAAACAAGCCCCCCACACCACCTAATACAAGAGAAACCACTCCGTTATAGTCTAGGGTTGGACAGGGCAAAACAAGCCcactcctccccccaccacctAATCCACAGCAACCACTCTGTCATAGTCTAGGGTTGGACAGGGCAAAACAAGCCcactcctccccccaccacctAATCCACAGCAACCACTCCGTCATAGTCTAGGGTTAGACAGGGCAAAACAAGCCCCCCACACCACCTAATACAAGAGAATCCACTCCGTCATAGTCTAGGGTTAGACAGGGCAAAACAAGCCCACTCCTCCCCCCACACCACCTAAAACAAGAGAAACCACTCCGTCATAGTCTAGGGTTAGACAGGGCAAAACAAGCCCCCCACACCACCTAATACAAGAGAAACCACTCCGTCATAGTCTAGGGTTAGACAGGGCAAAACAAGCCCCCCACACCACCTAATACAAGAGAAACCACTCCGTCATAGTCTAGGGTTGGACAGGGCAAAAcaagcccccccctccccccaatacAAGAGAAACCACTCCATCATAGTCTAGGGTTAGACAGGGCAAAacaagccccccccccaccaccacctaaTACACAGAAACCA contains:
- the LOC118966118 gene encoding pancreatic progenitor cell differentiation and proliferation factor B-like; translated protein: MAAINAGGSLVATHDYHRRRIGSTSSSSSSSCGSSEYSGEIIPHHHPGLPKQDSGHWWSSFFFGKQNQPGMTTLTEEAQQKTAAMTLTNGQVTCVAREMVMKRQVSDVERSESASPPPS